One part of the Treponema sp. OMZ 787 genome encodes these proteins:
- a CDS encoding alpha-amylase family glycosyl hydrolase yields the protein MSENSFFQKMEFHINGDVRKKCHLKSSLFSSCGNAVFENISEVHHFVFNFNSLVKEGLFGKEQKNLQAGELNAMGIFDEVLHYVLRLYRENVDSEFFVKGYEFIDKEFKSKNFHNLDFLLKNFCKDFPPKDVYTDKISLDEWFEANDETSNVPNKLLAFEELILLCLANKNPANAQFKILFNDINLKTIDSYGVFWDYAKKWSKKNKPIGSRLGKEQGRLDILSFLEEPIKRCPNSISGQLKYIKEHWARFTQNLLLKVLGAEDLIREQEKAGWAPPQGGTFDVPVYTFENLLKEYEAFTPDKNWMPNLVLVAKSTLVWLDQLSKKYSASITRLDQIPDEELKFFADAGITGLWLIGIWQRSEASRRIKEICGNPDAAASAYSIYDYDIAEELGGWPALANLRERAWKFGIRMAADMVPNHTGLDSKWIMEDPNIFLQTRDKPFPSYNYEGENLSHDGRTSVYLENGYYSKTDCAVVFKRVDNYSGDVRYIYHGNDGTGLPWNDTAQIDFLNKEAREKVIQKILHVARNFPIIRFDAAMVLAKKHIRRLWYPAPGSGGDIASRSRYALSIDEFEKRIPEEFWREVVDRCAKDAPDTLLLAEAFWMMEGYFVRTLGMHRVYNSAFMNMLKKEENAKYRETIKNTLEFDPEVLRRYVNFMNNPDEETAIAQFGDGDKYFGICTMMSAMPGLPMFGHGQLEGFTEKYGMEYRRAYKDEAINHGLLERHKKEIFPLLKKRRIFSGVEKFRLFDFWNEGNVNENVFVWSNFFEGERSLIFYNNAYERAAGWINLSAAFALKNERNEKELRQETLMDSLNLSSGESYFTVFYEQRSSLFFLRKNSELAEKGFFAALDGYQCQVFLNIYERKDDDGYYKELYKKADGRGFKDLEFEINKCKYGRLYQPVQDLCANDLFPQISDYYGNAKKSKKMIDDVSKKLYPKFTDFFEKIEKAFFEIFSYDTEIKSAKILKEKTKAKALSLKKSFECFLCLCSDETSFIDKNIKTKEVLLFINDLKALVLNTKEDVLLYAASLLFSAMFKFFPEEKIKICRFDSALTDLLCSFGLTELNVKSTLFLLSRLFCLTEEEKKFFEHLDSSKDCIKAFTDFCLHDEIIKTYLGLNEWDGEMWFNKESTERLILIHILFKLIWEERPEDDLHKCNVLSLNVYAGIYSDMAKILSDSEYKLKNIIDFSNEDI from the coding sequence ATGTCTGAAAACTCTTTTTTTCAAAAAATGGAATTTCATATTAATGGGGATGTCCGAAAAAAGTGTCATTTAAAGTCTTCTCTTTTTTCTTCGTGCGGAAATGCCGTGTTTGAAAATATTTCTGAAGTTCATCATTTTGTTTTTAATTTTAATTCTCTTGTAAAAGAAGGCCTTTTTGGAAAAGAGCAAAAAAATTTGCAGGCGGGGGAGTTAAATGCTATGGGAATCTTTGATGAAGTTCTCCATTATGTTTTAAGACTTTACCGCGAAAATGTTGATTCCGAATTTTTTGTAAAAGGTTATGAATTTATAGATAAAGAATTTAAGAGCAAAAATTTTCATAATCTCGATTTTTTATTAAAAAACTTTTGCAAGGATTTTCCTCCAAAGGATGTTTACACAGATAAAATCTCATTGGATGAGTGGTTTGAAGCAAATGATGAAACTTCAAATGTGCCGAACAAGCTTCTCGCTTTTGAAGAGTTAATTCTTCTTTGCCTTGCAAATAAAAATCCTGCAAATGCTCAGTTTAAGATTTTGTTTAATGACATAAATTTAAAAACCATAGATTCATATGGTGTTTTTTGGGATTATGCAAAAAAGTGGTCAAAAAAGAATAAGCCTATAGGAAGCCGGTTGGGAAAGGAACAGGGGCGGCTTGACATTCTTTCCTTTTTGGAAGAACCAATTAAACGCTGCCCCAACAGTATCTCAGGTCAGCTTAAATATATAAAAGAACATTGGGCCAGGTTTACGCAAAATCTTTTGTTGAAGGTTTTAGGTGCGGAAGATCTTATCCGCGAGCAGGAAAAGGCCGGTTGGGCACCCCCGCAGGGAGGAACCTTTGATGTGCCGGTTTATACCTTTGAAAATTTATTAAAAGAATATGAAGCCTTTACCCCCGATAAGAATTGGATGCCGAACCTCGTTTTGGTTGCAAAAAGCACCTTGGTTTGGCTTGATCAGCTGAGTAAAAAGTATTCTGCCTCGATTACACGCTTGGATCAGATTCCCGATGAGGAGCTAAAATTTTTTGCCGATGCCGGAATAACAGGACTTTGGCTGATCGGAATTTGGCAGCGTTCCGAGGCAAGCCGCCGAATTAAAGAGATTTGCGGAAACCCTGATGCAGCTGCAAGTGCATACAGTATCTACGATTATGACATTGCGGAAGAACTGGGCGGTTGGCCTGCCTTAGCAAATTTGCGGGAGCGGGCATGGAAATTCGGCATCCGAATGGCCGCCGACATGGTACCCAATCATACAGGCCTTGATTCGAAATGGATTATGGAGGATCCGAATATTTTTTTACAGACAAGGGACAAGCCGTTCCCTTCATATAACTATGAAGGGGAAAATTTATCCCATGACGGAAGAACAAGCGTCTATCTTGAAAACGGCTATTATTCAAAGACGGACTGTGCCGTAGTTTTTAAACGAGTCGATAACTATTCCGGGGATGTCCGCTATATATATCACGGAAACGACGGCACCGGCCTCCCTTGGAACGACACGGCTCAGATCGATTTTTTGAACAAGGAAGCCCGAGAAAAGGTTATCCAAAAAATTCTCCATGTTGCGCGTAATTTTCCCATAATACGCTTTGATGCGGCGATGGTGCTCGCAAAAAAACATATCCGCCGTCTATGGTATCCGGCTCCCGGTTCCGGAGGTGATATTGCAAGCCGTTCCCGCTATGCTCTTTCTATAGACGAATTTGAAAAAAGAATTCCCGAAGAATTTTGGAGAGAGGTTGTAGACCGCTGTGCAAAAGACGCCCCCGATACCCTCCTGCTTGCCGAAGCCTTTTGGATGATGGAAGGCTACTTTGTCCGTACCCTTGGAATGCACCGCGTGTATAATTCCGCCTTTATGAATATGCTTAAAAAAGAAGAAAATGCAAAATACAGGGAAACCATCAAAAATACCCTTGAGTTTGACCCGGAAGTCCTTAGGCGTTATGTAAACTTTATGAACAATCCCGATGAAGAAACAGCCATAGCCCAATTCGGGGATGGGGATAAATACTTCGGCATATGCACAATGATGTCGGCTATGCCCGGGCTTCCCATGTTCGGGCATGGCCAGCTTGAAGGCTTTACCGAAAAGTACGGAATGGAATATAGAAGAGCTTATAAGGATGAGGCTATAAACCATGGCTTACTTGAAAGGCATAAAAAAGAAATCTTCCCTCTTTTAAAAAAACGCCGAATTTTTTCCGGTGTTGAAAAATTCAGACTTTTCGATTTTTGGAACGAAGGAAATGTAAACGAAAATGTTTTTGTTTGGTCAAACTTTTTTGAAGGAGAGCGTTCATTAATTTTTTATAATAATGCCTATGAAAGAGCTGCCGGCTGGATAAATCTTTCGGCTGCCTTTGCCTTAAAAAACGAAAGAAACGAAAAAGAGCTAAGACAGGAAACTCTCATGGACTCTCTCAATTTAAGTTCCGGAGAGTCATATTTTACCGTTTTTTATGAGCAGCGTTCTTCATTGTTCTTTTTAAGGAAAAATTCCGAGCTTGCCGAAAAAGGTTTTTTTGCGGCCTTAGATGGGTATCAATGTCAGGTCTTTTTGAACATATATGAACGAAAGGATGATGACGGCTACTATAAAGAGCTTTATAAAAAAGCTGATGGCCGCGGCTTTAAGGATTTGGAATTTGAAATAAATAAGTGCAAGTACGGAAGGCTTTACCAGCCTGTTCAAGATTTATGTGCCAATGACTTATTCCCGCAAATTTCTGATTATTACGGTAATGCTAAAAAATCGAAAAAGATGATTGATGATGTATCGAAAAAGCTTTATCCTAAGTTTACAGACTTTTTTGAAAAAATTGAAAAGGCATTTTTTGAAATCTTTTCTTACGATACAGAGATAAAAAGTGCAAAAATTCTTAAAGAAAAAACTAAGGCCAAAGCCCTGTCTTTGAAAAAATCTTTTGAATGTTTTTTGTGCCTTTGTTCTGATGAAACTTCGTTTATCGATAAAAATATTAAAACCAAAGAAGTGCTCTTATTTATAAATGATCTTAAAGCCTTGGTGCTTAACACAAAAGAAGATGTGCTTTTGTATGCGGCAAGTCTTTTATTTTCTGCCATGTTTAAATTTTTTCCTGAAGAAAAAATTAAAATATGCCGTTTTGATTCTGCCCTTACCGATCTGCTTTGCTCTTTCGGCCTCACGGAATTGAATGTAAAAAGCACCTTGTTCTTGTTAAGCCGCTTATTTTGCTTAACCGAAGAAGAGAAAAAGTTTTTTGAACATTTGGATTCAAGTAAGGATTGTATCAAGGCCTTTACGGACTTTTGTTTGCATGACGAAATAATAAAGACCTATCTCGGGTTAAACGAATGGGACGGTGAAATGTGGTTTAATAAGGAATCGACGGAAAGGCTTATTTTGATACATATTTTATTTAAGCTTATATGGGAAGAAAGACCTGAAGACGATTTGCATAAATGTAATGTTTTATCTTTAAATGTTTATGCAGGTATTTATTCGGATATGGCCAAGATACTTTCGGATTCCGAATATAAGCTAAAAAACATTATTGACTTTTCGAATGAAGATATTTAG
- a CDS encoding threonine synthase: MDLVSTRNNNKTVSFYEAVTNCMPTDGGLYIPKEALDLSDWACHLSETSSFTSVAGTLTSAILKKEFSPAVSERIAVSAFGNYSPRVRQLDERLFLLDLFHGPTGCHRDFGFLWLASVLEHILTINDEKAIVLGTGTKKNGQSMAAAFGNKKRVKTLLIHPKGYAAGIPEKYLAENGGSIYSVECDGDIKDVENLKRAVYLDRNLVEKYGLTLANTVNIGRLLPQIFFYFFAFTRFKKHSFGEIYYALHSGNYGNLSAGLFAWKSGLSLNGFITDSTPELSVNKDGDCFCKTMEIPLPQRSAADPVSPSNIERLEQIFEISPAIMKALIFPKTVDPNDYKELIRKAYQRYGIMIDTSTAAAYGAALKSKILENKGPETLVLISKDHPAFEADIIEDACGEKPNQPEYMKGLDRPIKNVKKIQASKKEIENMLQYMER; encoded by the coding sequence ATGGATTTAGTAAGTACACGTAATAACAATAAGACAGTATCATTTTATGAGGCAGTAACAAACTGTATGCCGACAGACGGAGGCCTTTATATACCGAAAGAAGCCTTAGATTTAAGCGATTGGGCCTGTCACCTTAGCGAAACTTCAAGTTTTACCTCTGTTGCAGGAACATTAACCTCTGCAATACTGAAAAAGGAATTCAGTCCGGCCGTTTCGGAACGCATTGCCGTTTCAGCTTTTGGAAATTACAGTCCGAGAGTACGGCAACTGGATGAAAGGCTTTTTTTGCTGGATCTTTTTCATGGGCCGACCGGCTGTCACAGAGATTTCGGCTTTTTATGGCTTGCCTCTGTTCTTGAACATATCCTAACCATAAATGACGAAAAAGCTATAGTCTTGGGCACAGGAACAAAAAAGAACGGTCAAAGCATGGCCGCAGCCTTCGGAAACAAAAAAAGAGTCAAAACTCTTTTGATACACCCCAAAGGTTATGCCGCCGGAATCCCCGAAAAATACTTGGCAGAAAACGGAGGCTCGATTTACTCTGTAGAATGTGACGGAGACATAAAGGATGTCGAAAACTTAAAAAGAGCCGTTTATCTTGATAGGAACCTTGTAGAAAAATACGGCCTTACCTTGGCAAATACGGTAAACATAGGCCGTCTACTGCCTCAAATATTTTTCTATTTTTTTGCTTTTACCCGTTTTAAAAAACACAGCTTCGGCGAAATTTACTACGCCCTCCACTCCGGTAATTACGGAAACCTTTCAGCCGGTCTTTTTGCATGGAAAAGCGGCCTTTCCCTCAACGGATTTATTACCGATTCTACACCTGAATTATCAGTAAACAAGGATGGAGATTGCTTTTGCAAAACCATGGAAATTCCTTTGCCCCAAAGAAGTGCAGCAGATCCTGTCAGTCCCTCAAATATCGAGCGCTTGGAGCAAATTTTTGAAATCAGCCCGGCTATTATGAAAGCCTTGATTTTTCCTAAAACTGTAGATCCTAACGATTATAAAGAGCTTATCAGAAAGGCCTATCAGCGTTATGGAATTATGATAGACACTTCAACGGCTGCCGCCTATGGGGCTGCACTAAAAAGTAAGATTCTGGAAAATAAGGGCCCTGAAACCCTTGTTCTTATATCTAAAGATCATCCGGCCTTTGAAGCCGATATAATAGAGGATGCCTGCGGCGAAAAACCCAATCAGCCTGAATACATGAAGGGCTTAGACAGGCCTATAAAAAATGTAAAAAAGATACAGGCATCTAAAAAAGAAATTGAAAATATGCTACAATACATGGAGAGGTAG
- a CDS encoding DUF2156 domain-containing protein has product MSIPQYPEFAPISTDMQSEMEFYLKRLPDGISELTFLNLYLFRHNYKYQAAKTGKLLIIIGEYRGESFFITPCCTVDVEITKELLAKYKKWMILSKSFLDNNTNAFNLPFLKELKIEEDRDNFDYVYLRKDLAELKGKDFHKKKTHINKFEKSYDKIKIEPLTLENVEDAKKVLEEWNLTKSDSNPENSDYEAALEALSILSRTSMMGIILYVWDEPVAWTLAEITPNNKTAVILFEKALASYKGSFQYINYAFAGYLPEHIEFINREQDLGNEGLRQAKMTYKPIKFIKKYRILS; this is encoded by the coding sequence ATGAGTATACCACAGTATCCCGAATTTGCACCCATTTCCACGGATATGCAATCCGAAATGGAATTTTACTTAAAAAGGCTTCCTGACGGAATATCGGAGCTGACTTTTTTGAATTTATACCTTTTTAGACACAATTATAAATATCAAGCAGCAAAAACCGGAAAACTATTGATAATCATAGGGGAATATAGGGGGGAAAGTTTTTTTATTACACCCTGCTGCACAGTGGATGTCGAAATAACAAAAGAATTATTGGCAAAATACAAAAAATGGATGATTCTTTCAAAGTCTTTTTTAGATAATAATACCAATGCATTCAATCTACCCTTTCTCAAAGAGCTTAAAATTGAAGAGGATAGGGATAATTTTGACTATGTTTATTTAAGAAAAGACTTGGCCGAACTGAAAGGCAAAGATTTTCATAAAAAGAAGACCCATATCAACAAGTTTGAAAAATCCTACGACAAAATAAAAATTGAGCCTCTAACCCTTGAAAATGTAGAAGATGCAAAAAAGGTTCTTGAAGAATGGAACTTAACAAAATCGGACTCAAATCCTGAAAATTCCGACTATGAAGCGGCCTTGGAAGCCCTGTCAATTTTAAGCAGAACTTCAATGATGGGCATTATTCTCTATGTTTGGGATGAGCCTGTGGCTTGGACCCTTGCAGAAATAACACCAAACAATAAAACAGCCGTTATTTTATTCGAAAAAGCACTGGCTTCTTACAAGGGCAGTTTTCAGTACATTAATTATGCCTTTGCAGGTTATCTGCCTGAACATATAGAATTCATAAACAGAGAGCAGGATTTAGGCAATGAAGGCCTAAGACAAGCAAAAATGACATATAAACCGATAAAATTCATAAAAAAGTATAGAATTTTATCTTAA
- a CDS encoding DUF2715 domain-containing protein produces the protein MKNKKIIFVFVMLIVSVSFVFADFAISFGPAFTNYFIKTDSKVSFEGLYGDVEAAINNVKKEKNNAAGVALDLRAGLFYVMAQIAFPGKSHKSLLSEAKNAKGFVSENSFIFDSQLGAGITLFKKTRFNLFLGGGLGVNAMRATQNADIGSVNVAYEKLDVMFGLGANVLASFYITDMIGIYAGIADTFYFTPLKVQKKFKIADKDFVFSTSDSKLKTFANSVNLKLGLSIRL, from the coding sequence ATGAAGAACAAGAAAATAATTTTTGTTTTTGTTATGTTGATTGTATCTGTAAGCTTTGTATTTGCAGACTTTGCTATTTCGTTCGGCCCTGCCTTTACGAATTATTTTATTAAAACTGATAGTAAAGTTAGTTTTGAAGGATTGTATGGTGATGTAGAAGCCGCTATTAACAATGTAAAAAAGGAAAAAAACAATGCAGCCGGTGTTGCTTTGGATTTGAGAGCCGGTCTCTTTTATGTTATGGCACAGATTGCTTTTCCCGGAAAAAGTCATAAGAGTCTTCTTAGTGAAGCCAAAAATGCCAAAGGTTTCGTTTCAGAAAATTCATTTATATTTGATAGCCAGCTTGGTGCAGGTATAACTCTTTTTAAAAAGACTAGGTTTAACCTCTTTTTGGGCGGCGGCCTTGGTGTAAATGCTATGCGTGCAACACAAAATGCTGATATTGGATCTGTAAATGTGGCATATGAAAAATTGGATGTTATGTTCGGTCTGGGGGCAAATGTTTTAGCAAGCTTTTATATTACAGATATGATCGGTATTTATGCAGGCATTGCTGATACTTTTTATTTTACACCTTTAAAAGTGCAAAAGAAATTTAAAATTGCTGATAAAGATTTTGTGTTTTCAACATCAGACAGTAAATTAAAAACATTTGCCAACAGTGTAAACTTAAAATTGGGTCTTTCGATTAGATTGTAA
- a CDS encoding tetratricopeptide repeat protein — protein sequence MLSTIIISFLIIIIAVVIIVLIATRAKTSSGGGKKKIKGRAVLMKEASRRLAQNPHDIEGLFIMGDIYYQDQDWEKAYTAYSALLDRMKPLEMEKQQDIAVRYGTCALKTNRLNEAKKGFLLAETMNPKNLDVNYNLGYIYYLEKDYEKAVKFFKRALIIEPNSFLATKYLGYTFKYLRKYAEALPVLKKALDFKPDDKEVLFAMGECFYETEATDRCLKILNHLRVDPVFGPQASLYTGMIRAKADQLERAIEDFQIGLKHTGTPVDISNELKYRLAQAYIKTQEIGQALHLLKEIQTISPGYKDAATLIMRYQELNKNKNLQIYLMSGQSEFVALCRKIVARFYPKAKVKILDISVLAAYTDIVAEIDTPRFSDTVIFRFFRSQGTVGELLLRELHARLKEVKGGTGICMSAGTFTEEAVRFSEGRPLDLYDKARLSNVLNSLK from the coding sequence ATGCTATCGACTATTATTATTTCCTTTTTGATTATTATAATTGCTGTTGTTATTATCGTTCTCATAGCCACAAGAGCCAAAACTTCTTCAGGAGGCGGAAAGAAAAAAATTAAGGGCAGGGCCGTATTGATGAAAGAAGCCTCACGCCGTTTGGCTCAAAATCCTCACGATATTGAAGGTTTGTTTATAATGGGAGATATTTATTATCAAGACCAAGACTGGGAAAAAGCATATACGGCATACTCTGCCTTACTGGATAGAATGAAACCCCTTGAAATGGAGAAGCAACAGGATATTGCTGTAAGATACGGAACCTGTGCATTAAAAACAAACAGGCTAAATGAGGCTAAAAAAGGTTTTCTGCTTGCAGAAACGATGAATCCTAAAAATCTTGATGTAAATTATAATTTGGGATATATCTATTACCTCGAAAAAGACTATGAAAAAGCCGTTAAGTTTTTCAAAAGAGCCTTAATAATTGAGCCGAACAGTTTCTTAGCAACAAAATATCTCGGTTATACGTTTAAATATTTGCGTAAATACGCTGAAGCCTTACCGGTTCTAAAAAAGGCTTTGGATTTTAAGCCGGACGATAAGGAAGTTTTGTTTGCAATGGGCGAATGCTTTTATGAAACGGAAGCAACGGACAGATGCTTAAAAATCTTAAACCACCTCAGGGTAGATCCGGTTTTCGGACCTCAAGCCTCATTATACACGGGTATGATCAGGGCAAAGGCCGACCAATTGGAAAGAGCTATCGAAGACTTTCAAATCGGCTTAAAACATACAGGAACGCCCGTAGATATTTCCAATGAGCTAAAGTACAGATTGGCACAAGCCTATATAAAGACTCAAGAAATAGGTCAGGCTCTCCATCTTTTAAAAGAAATCCAAACGATAAGCCCGGGATATAAGGATGCAGCAACTCTAATAATGAGATATCAGGAGCTAAATAAAAACAAGAACTTACAGATATACCTAATGTCCGGACAAAGCGAATTCGTAGCCCTTTGCCGCAAAATCGTAGCCCGTTTTTATCCAAAAGCAAAGGTAAAAATACTTGATATATCTGTATTGGCCGCCTATACAGATATAGTTGCCGAAATAGATACACCGCGTTTTTCGGATACGGTTATTTTTAGGTTTTTTAGATCTCAGGGAACGGTAGGAGAGCTCCTCCTCAGAGAACTTCATGCACGCCTAAAAGAAGTAAAGGGCGGAACCGGAATATGTATGAGTGCAGGAACATTTACCGAAGAAGCTGTTAGATTTTCTGAAGGAAGACCCTTAGATTTATATGACAAAGCAAGACTTTCAAATGTTTTAAACTCGTTAAAATAA
- a CDS encoding DUF4139 domain-containing protein: MKKLFFMLVSLMCIAGVFSDTVKGFNENDIPLKRVTLYSSGVAHYEHEGRVSGSGKIEMLFLPSQISDVLKSVFVKDPAAKNLSVNYQSEDTLKKTMQSLKIDLSENNSIFKILKSQKGAEIEVYTPSKITGKILSADKIEDSKAEVILSIAASDGVKIISLKDVQSFRFTDPQRNDDLQKALSLILEASAKDRKLISIDIEASGERNIGLSYVMEAPIWKPTYRLDMGNESAAFQAWAIIDNSTDIDWKDVKLTLTSGRPVGFKQNLYAPYYTHRETIPILAGQAADPETFDSAYDDSADYKVEERKASMKMQKQSYYESIELSMTEAEEPAYFENQTIAQGAAGEMFAFTPVKPVNLPRQKSTMIPLSLVSLPAQKYSVFSNIPHGVDVHPKLCISIENNSGLKFPAGPITVFENGEYSGDAVLQFLPEKEKRLIAFGDDIDVRGAKTQDFEDNIHSLKIVKGVLTKKYKSSKSSVYTIKNSASKERSIIVEHFISSGYNLADEKKLLEKTANKYRFNVKVKADSQEKLEVVEEKFFEDIIQINVMDNNSMIAIYSDSKIPEKIKKAFRGILDEKVKVDKAQTVLVNLQNEQKNLNAEQDRVRKNLQAVGSDTRQGKLFLDKLLEIESSLENLKKKIGQSEKNYADVRADFLDYVEKINIE; encoded by the coding sequence ATGAAAAAATTATTTTTTATGTTAGTTTCTTTAATGTGTATTGCCGGTGTTTTTTCTGATACTGTAAAAGGGTTTAACGAAAACGATATTCCTTTAAAAAGGGTAACCTTATATTCGTCCGGAGTTGCTCATTATGAACATGAGGGAAGAGTAAGCGGCAGCGGAAAAATAGAAATGCTTTTTTTACCTTCTCAAATAAGCGATGTTTTAAAATCCGTTTTTGTAAAAGATCCTGCCGCAAAGAATTTATCGGTAAATTATCAATCGGAAGATACCCTTAAAAAAACTATGCAAAGTTTAAAGATAGATTTATCCGAGAATAACTCTATTTTTAAGATTCTTAAATCGCAGAAGGGTGCGGAAATTGAAGTTTATACTCCGAGTAAGATTACGGGTAAAATTTTAAGTGCAGACAAAATTGAAGATTCTAAGGCGGAAGTGATTTTGTCCATAGCTGCATCTGACGGTGTTAAGATAATATCCTTAAAAGATGTGCAATCTTTTAGGTTTACAGATCCTCAACGGAATGACGACTTACAAAAGGCCTTGAGTCTCATTTTGGAAGCCTCGGCAAAAGACAGAAAACTTATTTCGATCGATATAGAAGCGTCCGGTGAGCGTAATATAGGGCTTTCTTATGTCATGGAAGCTCCCATTTGGAAGCCTACATATAGGCTTGATATGGGAAATGAAAGTGCGGCTTTTCAGGCGTGGGCTATAATCGATAACTCTACTGATATAGATTGGAAGGATGTAAAACTCACTCTTACAAGCGGAAGACCTGTGGGCTTTAAGCAAAATCTATATGCTCCGTATTATACCCATAGGGAAACAATTCCTATTCTCGCAGGTCAGGCAGCCGATCCTGAGACCTTTGATTCCGCTTATGATGATTCTGCCGACTATAAGGTAGAAGAAAGAAAAGCTTCTATGAAAATGCAAAAACAGTCTTATTATGAGAGTATTGAACTTTCTATGACCGAGGCTGAAGAACCTGCTTATTTTGAAAATCAAACTATTGCCCAAGGTGCTGCAGGAGAAATGTTTGCTTTTACTCCCGTTAAACCGGTTAATCTGCCCAGACAAAAAAGCACTATGATTCCGCTTAGCCTTGTTTCTCTTCCGGCTCAAAAATACTCGGTTTTTTCTAATATTCCTCATGGTGTTGATGTGCATCCTAAACTGTGTATCAGTATCGAAAATAATTCCGGTTTAAAATTTCCTGCCGGCCCGATTACGGTTTTTGAAAATGGGGAATATTCAGGCGATGCCGTTTTGCAATTTTTGCCCGAAAAAGAAAAACGCCTAATAGCCTTTGGAGATGATATAGATGTAAGAGGGGCAAAAACGCAAGACTTTGAAGATAATATTCATAGCCTTAAAATCGTAAAAGGTGTTTTAACAAAAAAATATAAATCATCTAAGAGTTCTGTTTACACGATTAAGAATTCTGCTTCAAAAGAGCGTTCAATCATTGTTGAGCATTTTATAAGCTCAGGGTATAACCTTGCCGATGAAAAAAAATTGCTCGAAAAAACAGCAAACAAGTATAGATTCAATGTAAAAGTTAAGGCTGACTCTCAAGAAAAACTTGAAGTAGTTGAAGAAAAATTTTTTGAAGACATTATTCAAATAAATGTTATGGATAACAATTCCATGATAGCTATTTATTCCGATTCTAAGATACCGGAAAAAATAAAAAAAGCATTTAGGGGCATTTTAGATGAAAAGGTAAAGGTTGATAAGGCTCAAACGGTTTTGGTAAATTTACAAAACGAGCAAAAAAATCTTAATGCCGAGCAGGATCGAGTACGCAAAAATCTTCAGGCTGTCGGTTCCGATACCCGGCAGGGCAAGCTGTTTTTAGATAAACTTCTTGAAATAGAAAGTTCTTTGGAGAATTTAAAGAAAAAAATCGGCCAAAGCGAAAAAAATTATGCTGATGTGCGTGCCGATTTTTTAGATTATGTAGAAAAAATTAACATAGAATGA
- a CDS encoding MraY family glycosyltransferase, whose amino-acid sequence MTTIQFIFYIIFLPCALSTLFVYLVILFSKKHNLYDETGGRKIHSGNIPRIGGVGFSVAYIISSAVLHFRFPEFQVMHSNFFYIVLGGGIIFLMGLWDDIKNCKAIYKLFFQSCAAILVIYGGYMFKKISFGPSNFVWEMGVEAYIITFLWIIGITNAINLVDGIDGQAGFLGFSVLLTYAAIYFSVGVSNAVIMRVFILAFVVVGFLFFNLSLPSAKIFMGDCGSQILGFVLAILPLVPSPDGSESSGVIFASVILMLPIFDTFAAIWRRLREKRPIGEGDKYHLHHKLMLIGFNARGALGVFVILQIIINLFASIAIVSQGMNALIILIGLILVGLLFFTLIHYEKEKIVNKK is encoded by the coding sequence TTGACAACTATTCAGTTTATTTTTTATATAATATTTCTGCCCTGTGCGTTATCCACTCTTTTTGTTTATCTGGTTATTTTATTTTCAAAGAAGCATAATCTGTATGATGAAACAGGAGGAAGAAAAATCCATTCCGGTAATATTCCAAGAATTGGAGGTGTCGGATTTAGTGTTGCCTATATAATTTCAAGTGCGGTATTGCACTTTCGCTTTCCTGAATTCCAGGTTATGCATTCCAATTTTTTTTATATTGTCTTGGGAGGGGGTATTATTTTTTTGATGGGCCTTTGGGACGATATAAAGAACTGCAAAGCTATTTATAAGCTTTTTTTTCAGTCTTGTGCTGCTATTTTAGTAATATATGGCGGTTATATGTTTAAAAAGATAAGTTTCGGCCCGTCTAATTTTGTTTGGGAAATGGGTGTAGAGGCTTATATAATTACCTTTTTATGGATAATAGGCATAACTAATGCTATTAACCTTGTTGATGGGATTGACGGACAAGCCGGATTTTTAGGCTTTTCTGTTCTTTTGACTTATGCAGCAATTTATTTTTCGGTGGGTGTAAGCAATGCCGTCATAATGAGGGTTTTTATTCTCGCCTTTGTTGTTGTAGGCTTTCTATTTTTTAACTTGTCATTGCCCAGTGCAAAAATCTTTATGGGAGATTGCGGTTCGCAAATTTTAGGATTTGTATTGGCGATTTTGCCTCTTGTGCCGTCTCCAGATGGTTCTGAGTCTTCAGGCGTTATATTTGCTTCTGTTATTTTAATGCTTCCTATATTTGATACCTTTGCTGCAATATGGCGCAGGTTGAGAGAAAAAAGGCCCATAGGAGAAGGCGATAAGTATCATTTACACCATAAGCTTATGTTAATAGGATTTAATGCTAGAGGGGCTTTAGGTGTTTTTGTTATTCTTCAAATAATAATCAATCTTTTTGCATCGATAGCTATAGTCTCACAAGGAATGAATGCTCTTATTATTTTGATAGGGCTTATACTTGTAGGCTTGTTGTTTTTTACATTGATTCATTATGAAAAAGAAAAAATTGTAAATAAAAAATAG